In Ensifer canadensis, a genomic segment contains:
- the hslV gene encoding ATP-dependent protease subunit HslV, with the protein MSEHNPYGTMHATTIITVRKDGKVVMAGDGQVSLGQTVMKSNARKVRRLAKGDVIAGFAGATADAFTLLERLEAKLEQYPDQLMRAAVELAKDWRTNKYLRNLEAMMLVADKSITLAITGNGDVLEPEHGTIAIGSGGNYAFAAARALMDSDKSAEEIARRALEIAGDICVYTNHNIVVETLDGN; encoded by the coding sequence ATGAGTGAACACAATCCCTACGGAACGATGCATGCGACCACCATCATCACGGTGCGCAAGGACGGCAAGGTGGTGATGGCCGGCGACGGCCAGGTCAGCCTTGGCCAGACGGTGATGAAGAGCAATGCCCGCAAGGTACGGCGTCTCGCCAAGGGCGACGTTATCGCCGGCTTTGCCGGGGCGACGGCCGATGCCTTCACGCTTCTGGAGCGGCTCGAAGCCAAGCTGGAGCAATATCCCGACCAGTTGATGCGCGCGGCAGTGGAACTCGCCAAGGATTGGCGCACCAACAAGTATTTGCGCAATCTCGAAGCGATGATGCTGGTCGCCGACAAGTCGATCACGCTGGCGATTACCGGCAATGGCGACGTGCTGGAGCCGGAACATGGAACGATCGCCATCGGCTCGGGCGGCAACTATGCCTTTGCCGCGGCCCGCGCCCTGATGGACAGCGACAAGTCGGCCGAAGAAATCGCCCGCCGGGCGCTCGAGATCGCAGGCGACATCTGCGTCTATACCAACCACAATATCGTGGTGGAGACGCTGGATGGCAACTGA